Proteins encoded together in one bacterium window:
- a CDS encoding MFS transporter, whose amino-acid sequence MLKFFARGLDQPLIQDPKTIDRLYRKKRIALMLSITLGYAFYYTCRLGLSIVKKPLIDAGIFTPIDLGVIGSATFYGYAAGKLINGFLTDHTNIKRFLPFGLLVSAFINIVMGLSPYLWLWVVLWGLNGWFQGFGAPASIVGLSNWFSNNERGRYYGIWNASHSIGETLTFVLVAALVSAFSWRAGFIAPGLFCVVVSAVLFFTLQDRPETMGLPPVSVWRKDGVPPEKTTAHGSASIGKLQLSILKMPAIWAVGAASACMYVSRYAINSWGVLYLQEAKGYSLLEAGSIMGVNTVAGIFGCVVFGFVSDKFFHARRPPVNVLYGVLEVIALIVIFTAAQHQTWLLTAAFAVYGFTLSGLMASLGGLFAVDIAPKRIAGAAMGFVGVFSYLGAALQERVSGYLINQNLTLIDGVRHYDFAQAIYFWVAASVLSLIISASLWQVKPVD is encoded by the coding sequence ATGCTGAAATTTTTCGCCCGCGGCCTCGATCAGCCGCTGATTCAAGACCCGAAAACGATCGATCGGTTGTATCGAAAAAAGCGTATCGCTCTGATGCTTTCGATTACTTTGGGATATGCTTTTTATTACACTTGCCGATTGGGACTGTCCATAGTTAAAAAACCGCTTATCGATGCCGGCATTTTTACCCCTATCGATCTGGGCGTGATCGGTTCCGCGACGTTTTACGGCTATGCTGCGGGCAAGCTGATCAACGGATTTCTGACCGATCACACCAACATCAAGCGGTTTCTTCCCTTCGGTCTGCTGGTTTCTGCGTTCATTAATATCGTGATGGGGCTTTCTCCTTACCTTTGGCTGTGGGTGGTTCTGTGGGGATTGAACGGCTGGTTTCAGGGCTTCGGAGCGCCTGCCAGCATCGTTGGGCTCTCCAATTGGTTCAGCAACAACGAGCGCGGACGCTATTACGGCATCTGGAACGCCTCACACTCGATCGGCGAGACCCTGACCTTTGTCCTGGTTGCTGCGTTGGTGAGCGCTTTTTCCTGGCGCGCCGGATTCATCGCCCCCGGCCTCTTCTGTGTGGTTGTTTCCGCGGTGCTCTTTTTTACCTTGCAGGACCGGCCGGAAACCATGGGATTGCCGCCGGTTTCTGTTTGGCGCAAGGATGGCGTGCCTCCCGAAAAAACCACCGCCCATGGATCCGCGTCGATTGGAAAACTGCAATTGAGCATTTTGAAAATGCCTGCAATCTGGGCGGTTGGAGCAGCCAGCGCTTGTATGTATGTATCGCGCTACGCCATCAACAGCTGGGGGGTGTTGTATCTGCAGGAGGCCAAAGGCTATTCTTTACTGGAAGCAGGCAGCATCATGGGGGTCAATACCGTTGCCGGTATTTTCGGCTGCGTGGTGTTCGGCTTTGTTTCCGACAAGTTCTTTCACGCCCGGCGGCCGCCGGTCAATGTGCTGTATGGGGTGTTGGAAGTGATCGCCCTGATCGTAATTTTTACTGCCGCTCAACATCAGACCTGGCTGCTGACGGCTGCCTTTGCCGTGTACGGTTTCACGCTGAGTGGCTTGATGGCCTCTCTGGGCGGTTTGTTCGCCGTGGATATCGCTCCCAAACGCATCGCCGGCGCGGCCATGGGATTTGTCGGTGTGTTCAGTTATCTCGGCGCTGCCCTGCAGGAAAGGGTGAGCGGTTATTTAATCAACCAAAATCTTACGTTGATCGACGGAGTGCGCCATTACGATTTTGCCCAGGCGATCTATTTTTGGGTCGCCGCCTCTGTGCTTTCTTTGATCATCTCAGCCTCTTTGTGGCAGGTAAAACCCGTAGACTAA
- a CDS encoding endonuclease/exonuclease/phosphatase family protein: MKKLFLLISIASLFCHCSLLKSCAASAEITVMTFNIRYGTASDGENRWELRQPILMECIRKVHPDFLATQEALPFQIQAIESEFPQWSYIGQGRYSGKEVPDRPHESLDGESCRIFYNRGAFELLQEGTYWHSDRPDEPASISWGNTLPRITTWGLFRSRTTGRSLVLMNTHFHGGEPYVSRTTQLVIDKWHEIAANLPTLFTGDFNLSPDSETHRRLCSSNGIKTGSRFFIDTWQALNKPETNAGTGHGFKGVQDHRRIDWILCTGEFKVQETEIIHYQQNGRYPSDHYPVSARLKW, from the coding sequence ATGAAAAAACTATTTCTGCTCATCAGCATCGCTTCGCTTTTTTGCCACTGTTCGCTGCTCAAGTCGTGCGCCGCTTCAGCTGAGATTACCGTGATGACCTTTAACATTCGCTATGGAACCGCCAGTGACGGCGAAAATCGCTGGGAGCTCAGGCAGCCCATTCTGATGGAATGCATTCGTAAAGTGCATCCTGATTTTCTGGCCACGCAGGAAGCCCTGCCCTTTCAGATTCAAGCGATTGAAAGCGAGTTTCCGCAATGGTCGTACATCGGTCAAGGACGCTATTCAGGCAAAGAGGTGCCCGATCGTCCGCACGAAAGCCTGGACGGAGAATCCTGTCGAATCTTTTATAACCGCGGCGCTTTCGAGCTTTTGCAGGAAGGGACCTATTGGCACAGCGATCGGCCGGATGAGCCCGCCAGCATCAGCTGGGGCAATACGCTGCCCCGTATCACCACCTGGGGCCTGTTCCGTTCGCGCACCACCGGCCGATCCTTGGTGTTGATGAACACCCATTTCCATGGGGGCGAACCCTATGTCAGCCGTACAACGCAGCTGGTGATTGATAAATGGCACGAGATCGCTGCAAATTTGCCGACCCTGTTTACCGGAGATTTCAATTTGTCGCCCGATTCTGAAACTCATCGCCGGTTGTGCTCAAGCAACGGCATAAAGACCGGATCGCGCTTTTTCATCGACACCTGGCAGGCTTTGAACAAACCCGAAACCAATGCCGGCACAGGGCACGGCTTTAAAGGCGTGCAGGACCACAGACGCATCGACTGGATTCTGTGCACCGGTGAATTCAAGGTCCAAGAGACAGAGATCATTCACTATCAACAGAACGGCCGTTATCCCAGCGATCATTATCCGGTGTCGGCCAGACTCAAATGGTGA
- a CDS encoding glycerophosphodiester phosphodiesterase, with the protein MEFSTMAGWLTTIACMFCACTSKPESVPFYVTAHRGASGWAPENTLAAFTKAIELGSDYSELDVRLSKDGVVVLSHDDSLRRTTGQSGAVWDYTLEELKTFDAGSWFGPEFAGEKIPTLQEVMRLVKGKMKLNIEVKISRKEPEIVQKVIEVIRQEGFDKDCMITSFDQATVEKVIELAPDLPAGLIFSETTKADVFAGPWPILSVRFSAVNEAFVVKARKAGKRIHVWTVNDEQKMRDLLALKVDGIITNYPDRLRKVLTETRLKS; encoded by the coding sequence ATGGAATTTTCCACAATGGCTGGATGGCTGACAACAATCGCTTGTATGTTCTGCGCATGCACCTCTAAACCGGAATCCGTCCCTTTTTATGTGACTGCGCATCGCGGCGCTTCGGGTTGGGCGCCGGAAAATACGCTGGCGGCATTCACCAAAGCCATTGAACTGGGCTCGGATTATTCTGAGCTGGACGTTCGGCTGAGCAAAGACGGCGTGGTGGTTCTTTCTCATGACGACTCGTTGCGACGCACCACCGGACAATCCGGCGCGGTGTGGGATTATACGCTCGAGGAACTCAAAACCTTTGACGCCGGCTCTTGGTTCGGACCAGAATTCGCCGGGGAGAAAATTCCCACCCTGCAGGAGGTCATGCGCTTGGTAAAAGGCAAAATGAAGTTGAACATTGAAGTGAAAATCTCACGCAAGGAACCTGAAATCGTGCAAAAGGTGATCGAAGTCATTCGCCAGGAGGGATTCGATAAAGACTGTATGATCACCTCCTTTGACCAGGCGACGGTGGAAAAAGTGATTGAGCTGGCTCCCGACCTGCCGGCCGGTTTGATTTTTTCCGAGACCACCAAAGCCGATGTTTTTGCCGGGCCATGGCCGATCCTCAGCGTCCGTTTCTCGGCTGTGAATGAAGCGTTCGTCGTCAAGGCGCGCAAGGCCGGTAAACGCATTCATGTCTGGACCGTCAATGATGAACAAAAAATGCGCGACCTCCTTGCTCTCAAGGTCGACGGCATCATCACCAATTATCCGGATCGGCTGCGCAAGGTGCTGACGGAAACGCGCTTAAAATCCTGA
- a CDS encoding TIM barrel protein — translation MDLAFCLETLYTSQPFLYRLAAARKDGIDCIEIWDWQQKPADLPAALVQQDLSMSNLSANRRFGMVDPREREALVAEVEQSLLFAQKIKSSHIMLLSQPLQADGRAVQAPVKDAHWLDHLLETVSRLLILADRYQVDLLIEPLNDLEDHPHYLLNSSRMSFNIVRQLHHPRLRVLYDIYHMSVMGENVCKDIEENLDAIGYFHLADLPGRTEPGIGQIPYEKIIRLLKSVGYNGTLGCEFYPSNCRHDVIIRRTLERLQSWMS, via the coding sequence ATGGATTTGGCTTTTTGTCTGGAAACCCTATACACCAGTCAGCCTTTTTTATACCGCCTGGCAGCTGCCCGCAAGGATGGAATCGACTGCATCGAAATCTGGGATTGGCAACAAAAACCAGCAGATCTGCCGGCTGCCCTGGTGCAACAGGATTTAAGCATGAGCAATCTCAGTGCGAACCGTCGTTTCGGCATGGTGGATCCCAGGGAGCGCGAAGCGCTGGTGGCGGAAGTGGAGCAATCGCTTCTTTTCGCTCAAAAGATCAAGAGCTCGCACATCATGCTGCTCTCGCAGCCGTTGCAAGCGGACGGCCGAGCGGTGCAGGCCCCGGTAAAAGATGCCCATTGGCTGGATCATTTGCTGGAAACCGTTTCCCGGCTGTTGATCTTGGCGGATCGCTACCAAGTTGACTTGCTCATCGAGCCATTGAATGATCTGGAGGATCATCCGCATTACCTGCTCAACTCCTCTCGCATGTCTTTCAACATCGTCCGTCAACTACATCATCCCCGGTTACGGGTGCTTTATGATATTTACCATATGTCGGTGATGGGGGAGAATGTGTGCAAGGACATCGAGGAGAATCTGGATGCCATCGGCTATTTTCATCTTGCGGACCTGCCCGGCCGCACCGAGCCGGGGATCGGTCAAATTCCTTACGAAAAGATCATCCGTTTGTTAAAAAGTGTGGGATATAACGGGACCCTGGGTTGCGAGTTTTATCCAAGCAACTGTCGACATGACGTCATTATCCGCAGGACCCTCGAGCGTCTCCAATCCTGGATGAGTTGA